Proteins from a genomic interval of Salinarchaeum sp. Harcht-Bsk1:
- a CDS encoding thiamine pyrophosphate-binding protein produces the protein MVRTTDAIAAIFEQAGIETVFGFPCEQMDPYYASLAASDLRHILARSEASAALMADGYARAARTVGVVDGVSGPGAAYMGVGLCEASGASSPVLALTGGNDRTTRGNGVIQDGDNEAILEPFVGTTADAETPERAVEHVEQALRAATTGVPEPAHVNLPEDVMAEETDRNPRGDVAADYPRTRPEPDDEAVADVVELLADAERPVVVAGEGVLRAGASDALADFAETANVSVVTSMNGKGAVAETAPYALGVVGRWGFCQVANDAVEDADLVLGLGTRFGELTSVGWTLVPEDVPVVHVDLDPEWLGRNYEPMVGIRADLRATLTALTAAAEGAATSATDEDADRTDRIDDLAEDRRAWREEHADDLTSDATPIKPQRVVGELNERLPADAVLVSATSFPGFFSGAFYETERPGLGYLQARGSDGINVCLPQALGVQAALPDRPVVALSGDGGIGYHISDLETAAREELPITVVVTNNESLGSSKMSQLGTYNVDQSTDFHAGVDYAQVARGFGCAGERITDPDRVGPAIEESLDADVPTLLDVQVDPYAAPPVLVE, from the coding sequence ATGGTGCGAACGACGGATGCAATCGCGGCGATATTCGAGCAGGCAGGTATCGAGACGGTGTTCGGGTTCCCCTGCGAGCAGATGGATCCCTACTACGCGAGTCTTGCCGCATCGGACTTGCGACATATCTTGGCGCGGAGCGAGGCGAGCGCCGCCCTCATGGCCGACGGGTACGCCCGTGCTGCCCGGACGGTCGGCGTCGTCGACGGCGTTAGCGGCCCTGGCGCGGCGTACATGGGCGTCGGGCTCTGCGAGGCCAGCGGTGCCTCCTCTCCCGTGCTCGCGCTCACCGGTGGCAACGACCGCACGACGCGGGGCAACGGCGTCATACAGGACGGCGACAACGAGGCGATCCTCGAACCGTTCGTCGGCACGACGGCGGACGCCGAAACGCCGGAGCGGGCCGTCGAGCACGTCGAACAGGCCCTGCGAGCGGCGACGACCGGCGTTCCCGAACCGGCCCACGTCAACCTCCCCGAGGACGTGATGGCCGAGGAGACGGATCGAAACCCCCGTGGCGACGTGGCGGCCGACTATCCACGGACCCGGCCAGAACCCGACGACGAGGCGGTGGCCGACGTGGTCGAACTGCTCGCCGACGCCGAGCGGCCGGTCGTCGTCGCCGGGGAGGGCGTCCTGCGTGCCGGTGCGAGCGACGCGCTGGCCGACTTCGCCGAGACGGCGAACGTCTCGGTCGTCACGTCGATGAACGGCAAGGGTGCGGTCGCCGAAACCGCGCCGTACGCGCTCGGCGTCGTCGGACGCTGGGGCTTCTGCCAGGTAGCCAACGACGCCGTCGAGGATGCAGATCTCGTTCTCGGCCTCGGGACCCGCTTCGGCGAACTCACGTCGGTCGGGTGGACGCTCGTGCCCGAGGACGTGCCGGTGGTGCACGTCGATCTCGACCCCGAGTGGCTCGGCCGGAACTACGAGCCGATGGTCGGAATCCGTGCCGATCTCCGGGCGACGCTAACCGCGCTGACAGCTGCCGCCGAGGGAGCGGCGACCAGTGCGACGGACGAGGATGCCGATCGTACCGACCGGATCGACGACCTCGCCGAGGATCGCCGGGCGTGGCGAGAGGAGCACGCAGACGATCTGACGAGCGACGCCACGCCGATCAAACCCCAGCGCGTCGTGGGCGAACTGAACGAACGCTTGCCTGCGGACGCGGTGCTGGTGAGCGCGACGAGTTTCCCGGGTTTCTTCTCGGGCGCATTCTACGAAACCGAGCGGCCGGGGCTGGGCTACCTGCAGGCGAGAGGGAGCGACGGAATCAACGTCTGCCTTCCGCAGGCGCTGGGCGTCCAGGCCGCGCTGCCGGACCGACCGGTCGTCGCGCTCTCCGGCGACGGCGGCATCGGGTACCACATCTCGGATCTCGAAACTGCGGCCCGGGAGGAGCTCCCGATCACCGTCGTCGTGACGAACAACGAGTCGCTTGGCTCCTCGAAGATGAGCCAGCTCGGGACGTACAACGTCGACCAGTCGACGGACTTCCACGCCGGCGTCGACTACGCGCAGGTCGCCCGCGGTTTCGGCTGTGCTGGCGAGCGGATCACCGATCCAGACCGGGTCGGGCCGGCCATCGAGGAGTCGCTCGATGCGGACGTGCCGACGCTGCTCGACGTGCAGGTCGATCCCTACGCCGCGCCGCCGGTGCTGGTGGAGTAG
- a CDS encoding 3-hydroxyacyl-CoA dehydrogenase, whose protein sequence is MTRPNATGVVGAGLMGRDIAGLLANGGFPVTLVDVDPDALALARDYHETELVDALADAGFDPDGARDTGDDEATGGARDTGDDEATDDSVDAGAGLLGHIEYDTDLAALGDCEFVVEAVPERLELKRDLLADLETVLGDDAVIGTNTSSLTPGEIAADAAAPERVVLFHFANPALERDIVEISGDDATDHALSTATDVAEAIGRTPILLDAEYRANCLSRLSASIKCAGTWELLEAEAAAIDRGAAAIGFDRGPIEFVDLIGVDVHLATVDNLGEAYGDRYAPPPAIRERMEAMVQAGDCGKKSGRGFFEWDGDACRLPEVDEPHDVTPVVGALVNEAHRLVEDGVGDEDTIDEVLRRGSGGEIGPFDVESMLGREFLREALEERYAETGAAVYDPIF, encoded by the coding sequence ATGACACGACCCAACGCAACTGGCGTCGTCGGCGCCGGCCTGATGGGCCGGGACATCGCTGGGCTGCTCGCCAACGGCGGGTTCCCGGTCACCCTCGTTGACGTCGACCCCGACGCACTCGCACTGGCCCGTGACTACCACGAGACGGAACTCGTCGACGCGCTCGCCGACGCGGGATTCGACCCCGATGGCGCCCGAGACACCGGTGACGACGAAGCCACCGGCGGAGCCCGAGACACCGGTGACGACGAAGCCACCGACGATAGCGTCGACGCGGGAGCAGGCCTCCTCGGCCACATCGAGTACGACACCGACCTCGCCGCACTCGGCGACTGCGAGTTCGTCGTGGAAGCCGTCCCCGAACGACTCGAACTGAAGCGAGACCTGCTGGCCGACCTCGAAACGGTCCTCGGTGACGACGCCGTGATTGGAACCAATACCTCCTCGCTCACGCCCGGCGAGATAGCGGCGGACGCCGCGGCGCCCGAACGCGTCGTGCTCTTTCACTTCGCCAACCCGGCGCTGGAACGCGATATCGTGGAAATCTCGGGCGACGACGCGACGGACCACGCGCTCTCGACGGCTACGGACGTCGCCGAGGCCATCGGCCGGACCCCGATCCTGCTCGACGCGGAGTACCGCGCGAACTGCCTGTCCCGGCTCTCGGCGAGCATCAAGTGCGCCGGCACCTGGGAACTGCTCGAGGCAGAGGCCGCGGCGATCGACCGCGGTGCGGCGGCGATCGGGTTCGACCGCGGCCCGATCGAGTTCGTCGACCTCATCGGCGTCGACGTGCACCTCGCGACCGTCGACAACCTCGGCGAGGCGTACGGCGATCGGTACGCGCCGCCGCCGGCGATCCGCGAGCGGATGGAGGCGATGGTCCAGGCGGGCGACTGTGGGAAGAAATCGGGGCGAGGGTTCTTCGAGTGGGACGGCGACGCGTGCCGGCTCCCCGAGGTCGACGAGCCACACGACGTGACGCCCGTCGTTGGAGCGCTCGTCAACGAGGCTCACCGGCTCGTCGAGGACGGCGTCGGCGACGAGGACACGATCGACGAGGTGCTGAGGCGGGGCTCCGGGGGCGAGATCGGGCCGTTCGACGTCGAGTCGATGCTCGGCCGCGAGTTCCTCCGCGAGGCGCTGGAAGAACGCTACGCCGAGACCGGCGCGGCGGTGTACGACCCGATCTTCTGA
- a CDS encoding APC family permease has translation MSRGATDDGISLLQAVTIEVGLIVGGALFSLTGIAAGIAGPSVVLAFAVAFAIAILGLVPTAMLGATFPTTGGNYRYPAALVSRPLAFLSAWGLGISMLTGGLPLYALTAGQYLDAVMPVSPVVVGFAVLTLFFLVNLVGLKPAATLQVALFVGLVAAMGTFVAFGAPTVTTGNLTPAFPNGAIGAVTAAGVLYFVCLGANFVVDIGGEIRDATVTIPQSFAVSVPIVLLLYVSIGLVAVGSVGADAMAGETLAVPAETFLSGPFLTLFVVGGALFAIATSVNAVYMIAPKYLEVLAEDGLMPTAVSATNDRYDTPHWALTVVYVLSTAALVSPLPIGDLGALLGLGGAFLIVPVMLAAIVAIRTRPGTTDTIPLPGGAIAGMAVLAVPLNILLLVLLASQSPLIFAAWLASQAVGGAYYLLWTRTTDRATNAPTLDT, from the coding sequence GTGTCACGAGGAGCCACCGACGACGGTATCAGCCTGCTCCAGGCAGTGACGATCGAGGTCGGGTTAATCGTCGGTGGTGCGCTGTTCAGCCTGACCGGGATCGCTGCCGGCATCGCCGGCCCGAGCGTCGTGCTCGCGTTCGCGGTCGCGTTCGCGATCGCCATCCTCGGTCTCGTGCCGACGGCGATGCTCGGTGCGACGTTCCCGACGACGGGCGGCAACTACCGCTACCCCGCCGCGCTCGTCTCACGCCCGCTGGCCTTCCTCTCGGCGTGGGGGCTGGGCATCAGCATGCTCACCGGCGGCCTGCCGCTGTACGCGCTGACGGCCGGCCAGTACCTCGACGCGGTGATGCCAGTCAGTCCGGTCGTCGTGGGATTTGCGGTCCTGACGCTATTCTTCCTCGTGAATCTGGTCGGCCTGAAGCCCGCGGCGACGCTGCAGGTCGCGCTGTTCGTCGGCCTGGTGGCGGCGATGGGGACGTTCGTCGCCTTCGGTGCGCCGACGGTGACCACCGGTAATCTCACACCGGCGTTCCCGAACGGCGCCATCGGTGCGGTCACCGCCGCTGGCGTCCTCTACTTCGTCTGTCTGGGCGCGAACTTCGTCGTCGACATCGGCGGCGAGATCCGCGACGCGACGGTGACGATCCCGCAGTCCTTCGCCGTCAGTGTCCCGATCGTCCTGTTGCTCTACGTCAGCATCGGCCTCGTCGCGGTCGGGAGCGTCGGCGCCGACGCGATGGCGGGGGAGACCCTCGCGGTGCCGGCCGAGACCTTCCTCTCGGGCCCGTTCCTGACACTGTTCGTCGTGGGCGGCGCGCTGTTCGCGATCGCGACGAGCGTCAATGCCGTGTACATGATCGCCCCGAAGTACCTCGAAGTGCTGGCCGAGGACGGACTGATGCCCACTGCCGTCTCGGCAACCAACGACCGCTACGACACCCCGCACTGGGCACTGACAGTCGTCTACGTCCTCTCGACTGCGGCGCTCGTCTCGCCACTCCCGATCGGCGACCTCGGCGCCCTCCTGGGGCTCGGCGGTGCGTTTCTCATCGTGCCCGTCATGCTCGCGGCGATCGTCGCCATCCGAACCCGTCCCGGAACCACGGATACCATCCCGCTCCCGGGCGGCGCGATCGCAGGAATGGCCGTCCTCGCCGTACCGCTCAACATCCTCTTGCTCGTCCTGCTGGCCAGCCAGTCGCCGCTGATCTTCGCCGCGTGGCTCGCCAGCCAGGCCGTCGGCGGGGCTTACTACCTCCTCTGGACGCGAACGACCGACCGAGCGACGAACGCACCCACACTCGACACATGA
- a CDS encoding restriction endonuclease has translation MTLLDELSGFEFEEVMVEVFRHQSYSDVEQAELIADEGRDVTMVDDRDVAAGEEPTAVVVECKHTDVVSRPVVQKTHSAVHTYDYDGPIRAMIATTGRFTAPAREYAEHVAVDPDDVDFELLDGAALRELSEEIPIDLYNGKIEIVCDEAIAPPTDRETLEGYLEAAAADVHNLDEWTVGATLTAVRFEPVLVAETVVDANFETDVGVIHEVEECERSILDGHAVEPARHSDSVAEFVETAEPSRIALDDHALDGTFDRTDIERFEHDERSYREWLVADLADRHETTVSYTGDNGIEYERTCRPGDADVDVETLDPVYLPHVAVATSLGEYEYELELYAAGGKMLVRDAEFERCVHCEAGRKDAGPGASVDQREARSLTYCANCGAIACPDHTETERLVGEPVCTGCAVTGRFAGATRYFYDVTNRETFADAYAEMPLHRKVRENEALVAVLALVTFLLCVSAIGIL, from the coding sequence ATGACCCTCCTCGACGAGCTCTCTGGGTTCGAGTTCGAGGAGGTCATGGTCGAGGTCTTTCGCCATCAGAGCTACAGCGACGTCGAGCAGGCGGAATTGATCGCCGACGAGGGCCGGGACGTGACGATGGTGGACGACCGCGACGTGGCTGCGGGCGAGGAACCGACCGCGGTCGTCGTCGAGTGCAAACACACCGACGTCGTCAGCCGCCCCGTCGTCCAGAAGACCCACTCCGCGGTCCACACGTACGACTACGACGGGCCGATCCGGGCGATGATCGCGACCACCGGCCGGTTTACGGCGCCCGCCCGGGAGTACGCGGAGCACGTGGCGGTCGATCCCGACGACGTCGACTTCGAATTGCTCGACGGCGCGGCCCTCCGCGAGCTGAGCGAGGAGATCCCAATCGACCTCTACAACGGCAAGATCGAGATCGTCTGCGACGAGGCGATCGCACCGCCGACCGATCGCGAGACGCTCGAGGGCTATCTGGAAGCAGCGGCCGCGGACGTACACAATCTCGACGAGTGGACGGTCGGCGCGACGCTGACCGCCGTCCGGTTCGAGCCAGTGCTCGTCGCCGAGACGGTCGTCGACGCGAACTTCGAGACCGACGTCGGCGTGATTCACGAAGTCGAGGAGTGCGAGCGATCGATCCTCGACGGACACGCCGTCGAGCCAGCGCGGCACAGTGACTCGGTCGCCGAGTTCGTGGAGACAGCGGAACCATCCCGAATCGCTCTCGACGACCACGCACTCGACGGCACCTTCGACCGTACCGACATCGAGCGCTTCGAGCACGACGAGCGGAGCTACCGCGAGTGGCTGGTCGCGGACCTCGCGGACCGCCACGAGACCACCGTCAGCTACACTGGAGACAACGGGATCGAGTACGAGCGGACCTGCAGGCCCGGCGACGCCGACGTCGACGTCGAGACGCTGGACCCAGTCTACCTGCCCCACGTCGCCGTCGCCACCTCGCTCGGAGAGTACGAGTACGAACTGGAGCTGTACGCCGCGGGCGGCAAGATGCTCGTCCGAGACGCCGAGTTCGAACGCTGCGTGCACTGCGAGGCGGGGCGAAAGGACGCCGGTCCCGGGGCGAGCGTCGACCAACGGGAGGCCCGGAGCCTCACCTACTGTGCGAACTGCGGCGCGATCGCCTGTCCCGATCACACGGAGACGGAGCGACTCGTCGGCGAACCGGTCTGTACCGGTTGTGCTGTCACGGGCCGCTTCGCCGGCGCGACGCGGTACTTCTACGACGTGACGAATCGCGAGACGTTCGCCGACGCGTACGCCGAGATGCCGCTCCACAGGAAGGTTCGCGAGAACGAGGCGCTGGTGGCGGTGCTGGCGCTGGTCACCTTCCTGCTCTGCGTGAGTGCGATCGGGATCCTCTGA
- a CDS encoding DoxX family membrane protein, translating into MVFESGLEGDLLLLARLLFGAVLAFQGMNHFLNADQMAGYAGMKGVPLPGVAVVGTGLILLGGGLGIVLGVFPTIAAGALAVFFLVTTPLMHDFWAVDDEQAQDEMIQFLKNAELFGASVLFLAISGTEWAYSLGIGL; encoded by the coding sequence ATGGTCTTCGAATCGGGACTCGAGGGCGACCTGCTGCTCCTCGCCCGGCTCCTGTTCGGCGCCGTACTCGCCTTCCAGGGAATGAACCACTTCCTGAACGCCGACCAGATGGCGGGATACGCCGGAATGAAGGGCGTCCCGCTCCCCGGCGTCGCAGTCGTCGGTACCGGACTGATCTTGCTCGGCGGGGGCCTGGGGATCGTCCTTGGCGTCTTCCCGACGATAGCAGCCGGCGCACTCGCAGTGTTCTTCCTCGTCACGACGCCGCTGATGCACGACTTCTGGGCCGTCGACGACGAGCAGGCCCAGGACGAGATGATTCAGTTCCTGAAGAACGCCGAGCTGTTCGGCGCGTCCGTCCTCTTCCTCGCGATCAGCGGGACCGAGTGGGCCTACTCGCTAGGGATCGGGCTGTAA
- a CDS encoding helix-turn-helix domain-containing protein produces the protein MPSGTTGDAAESAARTDTTTEQGPCSLVEPFEQIGSKWRLIVLNDLLESEKRFNVLKRSTGASSRTLSRVLDDLEEMDFVTRRLEEDAPVATYYSLTDKGQSLAPMFATIEDWAAEWLDTDE, from the coding sequence ATGCCATCTGGTACGACTGGTGACGCCGCCGAATCCGCAGCCCGAACCGATACGACGACCGAGCAGGGGCCGTGTTCCCTCGTCGAACCCTTCGAGCAGATCGGCTCGAAGTGGCGACTGATCGTGCTGAACGACCTGCTGGAATCGGAGAAACGATTCAACGTACTGAAACGATCAACGGGCGCTAGCTCGCGCACCCTCTCGCGCGTGCTCGACGACCTCGAGGAGATGGATTTCGTCACGCGACGCCTCGAGGAGGACGCGCCCGTGGCGACCTACTACTCGCTGACCGATAAGGGCCAGTCGCTGGCGCCGATGTTCGCCACCATCGAGGACTGGGCGGCGGAGTGGCTGGACACGGACGAGTAA